GCCAAGCATGAATCCAGCAACTATGCCCATCGTCGTGAACACCAGCAGTCTTGCCACAGTCGTCTCCCGCAAGGTCGAACGGACACGGATCACGTGCCCACTGAGCGAACTCGCCCGATCTCCTTGTCGGCTACGGCGTCGCGGCGACGGCAGCAATCGGCTGACACTCGGGGCACCGCCGCTGTAGATCCACTGGTGCGCCATGATGAGGAAATGCGGCTGCTGATCCTGGGCGGAACCTGGTTCCTCGGACGCCACCTGGCCGAGAGGGCGCTGGCCGCCGGCTGGGCGGTCACGACCTTCAACCGGGGTACGTCATCGGCCGATGTACCAGGGGTCTCCGCTGTTCACGGCGACCGAGAGAACCCCGACGACCTCTACCGGCTAGCCGAGCGCGGGCCGTGGGATGCCGTCATCGACACCATCGGCTACGTACCGAACCAGGTCCTAGCCGCCGCGTCGGCGCTCGCCCCGGTGGTCGGGCACTATGTCTACCTCTCTACTGTCAACGTCTACACCGATTGGCCCGACCAGCCGCTCGACGAAGACTCACCGGTCTTCGACTGTCCACCTGACGCCGACGCCAACTTCGGTGCAGACCTCGGCTACGCTGGCCAGTACGGCGCGCTCAAAGCCGGCTGCGAGCAGGCGGTGACAGCGGCGGTCGGCGTCGACAAGGTAACGATCCTGCGCCCCGGCGTGATCCTCGGCCGCTACGAGTACGTCGGCCGGCTGACCTGGTGGCTCGCCCGCGCCGCCCGCAGCGGCCAACTACTCGCACCCGCGCCGGCGACGCGACCGATCCAGCCAATCGACGTACGCGACGTCGCCGACTTCGCCCTACGCTGTGCCCACCTCGGCACATCGGGCGTCTTCAACGTCACCGCCCCGCCAGGCCATGCCACGTTCGCGGATCTGGTCACCGGCTGCATCGTCGCGACCGGGTCGGACGCCGACCCGATCTGGGCTGACCCCGCCTGGCTGATCGCCCAGGGTGTTGAGCAGTGGACCGGGCTGCCGTTGTGGCGGACACATGCAGGAGTCTGGGCGGTGGACAGCACACGCGCGCAGGCTGCCGGGCTGCGCTGCGCACCGCTCACGGAGACGATCGACGACACCTGGGCCTGGCTGACCGAGGGTGGCAGCTGGGTCGTCGGCGAAGGCGAAGCGGCCCGCGCCGCCGACCACGGCCTGCCACAGGATCGCGAACGCGAACTGCTGGCCGAGTGGCGGCGCAGCTCAGACGCCAGGTAGCGCCGGAAGTGCCGGCCGTGCGGCCACGAACGCTTCGGCCCGGTCGACGGTGGATCGGGCGATCGAGCTGTCACGCCACCTACGGTCGTTGAGTGAGCCTCGGAGACTGTCGATCCGGCCGATCAGCCCGGCGCGACGCCACTGCGGCGGCATCGCCCACACAGGCGTGAGCGTCGGCTCCACCGCGTCGAGTTGCCCACCGAGCAGCAGACAGACCGCCAAGTCGACGCGGGCCTCCGCCACGACCGTAGGCCACTGCGCCTGGGTCGCCGCCGCCAGATCGACCGCACGTCGCGCCGCGTCGGTGGCCTGCGCGACCTGGCCAACCTGCAGCAGCGCCGTACCATCACAACGGGCCTGCTGCTCGACGGTGAACCCGAACTCACCGCCAACGAGGTCATGCAGTTCGTCACGACCGGCCTGGCTGCGGGCGTCCGCAGCGGTGGCGATCGCCGTCATGACCGCGTCAGCATTTCCCCGGTAGGCCAAGGCACGAGCAAGGACGCTGTACGCACGGACCCGCGCGACACCGGCCGGGGCGAGGTCGGCGGCGGCCTGTGCGTACTGAACGGCATCGTCGACTTGACCGGTCCAGTAGGCGATGGTCGCCTGCATCCCTCGGGCGTAGGCACATGCACCAGCGTGGCCAATGATCTCGCCGTAGGCGTAGGCCGCTCGGGCGTACTGCATCGCCGGTGACCACAGACCGAGATCAACACTTTCGCTGGCCAGCAACGCCGCCGCCTGGGCGACGATCAGGTACAACTCGGTCTGCTGCGCCGGCCGGCGGGTGTGCTCCAGCAGACGCACCGCGAGATCACGGATCCGAAGGGTCTCGCCGACGATCTGCTGCAGCTCCAACTCCGGGAAGCGCCGCGCCAGCCGGCTGGCATCGTCGCGCAACTGCTCGATAGCAACATCTGACACTGCCAATGCACCTGCGTTCAAAGCATGTTCACGGGTCTCGTGCGCGGCCTGCACGATCGATCGGACGGCTCCGCCCTGACCAGGCTCCGGCGGTGTCTCCGGAATCACCTCGGCCGGGAACCGGCTGGCCATCTGATCAACCTTACGCCGGCGGTGCCGCGACTCGACACGGTCAAACGCCGCCAGCAAGTCACCACCGGCGTCCAGCAGCTTGTCCGCACGCTGCCAGAAGTCGCGTGGCGCCCGCTGACGACCGGTCTCCACGTTCGCCACACTGCTGCGGTGGTAGTGGATCACCGCCGACAACTGATGCTGCGTGTAGCCGGCCGCCTGCCGCAACACCGCCAACCGATGACCCAGCGCACGTCGCACCCGCAAAAGATCATCGACCGCTGACTCTTGATCAACCCGACCCTCGGACATACCTAAATAATCTCGCATCCGCCGCCCTACGTAGAGACGCCGGTTGTCAACATTTTGTCGGAGGGCTCCGAAGATCACCTACACAGACCTTGGACCTATATGGTTTCCCCAAAGCTTCGTGACCAAGCCAGGCGCCCACACAGGTTCGCCCTGATCGAGTCATCCCGGATTCGAGAATTTGCGATACCAGGGAGAACGCTTGGGCGCGATCCCGGCCAAGATATTCCAGGAGGTAGGAATATGAGATAATTTAGCACCCTGAGCCTTGATCAACCGTTCGGAGACTTCACCGCCATGCGCAACACGTTTGACTTTGTGATGACCGAGCACGCCGCCTGGCAACCGGCGAACGGCACCGTACAGCGAGTCCTCGTCCTTGACAACGGCGGCCGATGGTTGGCCTCACTCCAGAACGGCAAGCTGACTCTCGACCGTTTGACCGGCACTGGGGCTGGGCCGATTCACGATGTCTTCACACTGCCGAACACGTTCGACGACGCTCCCGAGCTGGCAGACTCGCTACGCTCTCTGGGCTCGGTCATACGGCTTCGGAACCCGAGCCTATGGGACGCGATCAGCACTGCGGTCATCCGGCAAGTCATCCGCGCCGGACAGTCGAAGAAGCTGTATCGGGCCTTCTGCGATGCGCATGGCGAGAAGATCCCCCTACCGGACGGCAACTTGTACGCCCTATTCCCGGCACCAGAGATCGTGCTTGAGTTGAGCGATCACCAGTTCGGTTCCCTCGGGATGGCTTTCAAGCGTCGCCCCTTGCGGGCTGCCGCCGAGGCCTACCTGGAGCGTGGCTTCAAATGGCGTGAGCTTGTGCCCGATGTGCTCGTCGCCGAACTCCAGACCGTGCCGCGCATCGGCCCATGGACCGCGCAGGCCGCCGTGGCTGACTGGTGCAACGACTGGTCGTTCTATCCCTACGCCGATCTGGCAGTGCGCACCTGGGCCAAGCGAGCTGCACCCTCACACGACTGGCCGGCCGACGAATCGGCTTTCGGTCGCACCTGGCGCGCGCTCGCTGGCGAACATCTCTGCTCGCTCACGCTGCTGACGCTCGCTTGGGGTTCCCGACATGGAGATATCGGCTGACCGTGCCGTGGCAGGCGCGGACATCACTCGCCCTCTTGACGCCCTGTTCATCAACGCGCCGCTACGCGACTACAGTCTCCGTCCCCGCGTGAACGACTTCACGCTGCCCGTGCTCGGCATGGGCTACATCGCCACCTACGCCAAACATCAGGGTTTCAACGTCGGCATCATCGACGCCGAAGCCCTCGGGCTCGGCCTCAGCCAGACCGCGCAACTCGTCAACCGCCTGTCGCCACGCTGGGCAGGCTTCAACCTGCTCGCCCCGACCTACGAGATCAGCGCCCGGATGGCGTCGCAGCTCGACCCGTCGATCAGCCTCATGCTCGGCGGCCATCAGGCCAAAGCCATGCCGACTGAGGCGCTAACCGACCCACGGTTCGCCCGCTGCGAGGCGTTGGTGCTGGGCGAAGGCGAAACACGAGTGGCCCAACTGCTTCAGGACCACCGCTTCCGCACCGAACTTCCGGGCGTGATGTGGCTCGACCCCATCCTGCGCACCCCGGTCACCGGCGGCAGCGTCGGTGCCGGGTACCACCTCGCGCCCGACATCAACCGTCTGCCGTTCGTGGATCGCGCGTTTCTGGCTGACGACCCGTACATCGCCGCTGACGGACGGCTGGAGGCGAACATGGTCGGGGCTCGGGGCCGCCCCTACGACTGCTCGTTCTGCGGAGCAGCCGTGTCAGCCAACCCTGACATCACCATCCGCACCCGCACGCCGGAGAACATCATCGAGGAAATGATGGACCTGCAGACAAGCTACGGGGTGACGGCCTTTCGTTTCGTCGACGATTTGTTCCTGGGGTACGAGCGCTTCATCCAACCCTGCATGGCCGCGTTCGCGGCAGCCGGCATCGGCGACCGCTTCGTCTGGGATGCGACCGGCCGCATCAACATCCTGCACCGCATGAGCGACGACATGCTGCAGACGTTGAAGCTCAACGGCTGCCGGGAGGTCGCACTCGGCATCGAGTCCGGCAGCGAGCGACTGCTGAAACACATGGGCAAGCGCATCACCTCGGACATGACGCGCACTGTTGTCCGGCGCCTGACCGAACGCGGCATCTCGGTCAAGGGCTACTTCATCCTCGGGTTCCCGACGGAGACCCGGCAGGAGTTAGCGGAGACCGTGCGGCTCATCCACGACCTGTGGAAGACAACCGCCGACCAGCCCGGACGCTTCCGGGCCAGCGTCTTCGAGTTCCGGCCCTACCCAGGCACACCTGAGTGGAAGCGACTCATCACGACAGGGAAGTACAGCCCGCAGCAGCTCCTGGACTACACCGCCGTGGACCTCACCGCCGGTGGCGTCGATGAGGCGATGCGCGGACGAGACGAGTTCAACTTCTCGGTCAACATCCAGTTCGGCGAGGCTCCCGTGCACGAGGTGCGAGCCCGACTGACGGAACTGTCCCGCGAACAGTTCCAGCGTTCGTTGGCGGTCTCCGCATGAACCTGGAGCCTGGTCTCTTCGTCGTCGTCGAAGGGCCGAGCGGCGTAGGCAAAAGCACGGTGGTCGAACACCTACACGCCGACCTGACCACCCGTGACATCCCGGTCGTCGCCACCAAGGAGCCGTCGGACTCAACGCTCGGCAAGCTGGCACGCCAGTGCACCGACGAATACCGCGGTTTGGTGCTCGCCTGCCTCGTCACCGCCGACCGGTATCACCACCTGGAACACATCATCCGGCCTGCCCTCCGGACAGGCACCATCGTCGTCTGCGACCGGTATGTGCCGACATCTCTCGTGCTGCAGCGGCTCGACGGCGTCGATCCAGAGTTCTTGACCCAGCTCAACCAGTACGCGGCCAAGCCCGACCTGACGGTCGTGTTGACCGGAGAACCGGAGCGCTCAGCCCAACGCGCGTCAGACCGTGGCATCTACAGCCGGTTCCACCATGGCGGAGCAGCAGCTCGGGTCGTCGAAGACCAGCTCTACCGAGACCTTGTACGCCAGCTTCGCGAGACCGATTCGGACGTGCTGCACCACGAGGTCACGGACGAACCGGCCGAGGCCGTGGCAGCCGTCGTGCTCGGTGCCGTACTGCAACGGTGGGAACAGCGATCAGGCTGAGGCGAGGGCCGCGCGGACGAGGGAATCGTACGTTTCATCGGTACGGGACGCCGCGATCCCGAGCGAAGCAACGAACGCCGCCAACTCGGCCTGCACCGCCTCACCCGACACGCCGTCGGCCACCACGCGCTCCAACTCCAGGAACGTGCCCAGACTCGCGACCTCGTCCACGCACAGCTCACCAGCGGACATCCTGGCGGTACGGCGTACTTTGGCGATCCGC
The sequence above is a segment of the Solwaraspora sp. WMMD406 genome. Coding sequences within it:
- a CDS encoding NAD-dependent epimerase/dehydratase family protein: MRLLILGGTWFLGRHLAERALAAGWAVTTFNRGTSSADVPGVSAVHGDRENPDDLYRLAERGPWDAVIDTIGYVPNQVLAAASALAPVVGHYVYLSTVNVYTDWPDQPLDEDSPVFDCPPDADANFGADLGYAGQYGALKAGCEQAVTAAVGVDKVTILRPGVILGRYEYVGRLTWWLARAARSGQLLAPAPATRPIQPIDVRDVADFALRCAHLGTSGVFNVTAPPGHATFADLVTGCIVATGSDADPIWADPAWLIAQGVEQWTGLPLWRTHAGVWAVDSTRAQAAGLRCAPLTETIDDTWAWLTEGGSWVVGEGEAARAADHGLPQDRERELLAEWRRSSDAR
- a CDS encoding helix-turn-helix transcriptional regulator, with translation MIFGALRQNVDNRRLYVGRRMRDYLGMSEGRVDQESAVDDLLRVRRALGHRLAVLRQAAGYTQHQLSAVIHYHRSSVANVETGRQRAPRDFWQRADKLLDAGGDLLAAFDRVESRHRRRKVDQMASRFPAEVIPETPPEPGQGGAVRSIVQAAHETREHALNAGALAVSDVAIEQLRDDASRLARRFPELELQQIVGETLRIRDLAVRLLEHTRRPAQQTELYLIVAQAAALLASESVDLGLWSPAMQYARAAYAYGEIIGHAGACAYARGMQATIAYWTGQVDDAVQYAQAAADLAPAGVARVRAYSVLARALAYRGNADAVMTAIATAADARSQAGRDELHDLVGGEFGFTVEQQARCDGTALLQVGQVAQATDAARRAVDLAAATQAQWPTVVAEARVDLAVCLLLGGQLDAVEPTLTPVWAMPPQWRRAGLIGRIDSLRGSLNDRRWRDSSIARSTVDRAEAFVAARPALPALPGV
- a CDS encoding radical SAM protein gives rise to the protein MEISADRAVAGADITRPLDALFINAPLRDYSLRPRVNDFTLPVLGMGYIATYAKHQGFNVGIIDAEALGLGLSQTAQLVNRLSPRWAGFNLLAPTYEISARMASQLDPSISLMLGGHQAKAMPTEALTDPRFARCEALVLGEGETRVAQLLQDHRFRTELPGVMWLDPILRTPVTGGSVGAGYHLAPDINRLPFVDRAFLADDPYIAADGRLEANMVGARGRPYDCSFCGAAVSANPDITIRTRTPENIIEEMMDLQTSYGVTAFRFVDDLFLGYERFIQPCMAAFAAAGIGDRFVWDATGRINILHRMSDDMLQTLKLNGCREVALGIESGSERLLKHMGKRITSDMTRTVVRRLTERGISVKGYFILGFPTETRQELAETVRLIHDLWKTTADQPGRFRASVFEFRPYPGTPEWKRLITTGKYSPQQLLDYTAVDLTAGGVDEAMRGRDEFNFSVNIQFGEAPVHEVRARLTELSREQFQRSLAVSA
- the tmk gene encoding dTMP kinase translates to MNLEPGLFVVVEGPSGVGKSTVVEHLHADLTTRDIPVVATKEPSDSTLGKLARQCTDEYRGLVLACLVTADRYHHLEHIIRPALRTGTIVVCDRYVPTSLVLQRLDGVDPEFLTQLNQYAAKPDLTVVLTGEPERSAQRASDRGIYSRFHHGGAAARVVEDQLYRDLVRQLRETDSDVLHHEVTDEPAEAVAAVVLGAVLQRWEQRSG